In Xenorhabdus poinarii G6, the following are encoded in one genomic region:
- a CDS encoding phage portal protein, with protein sequence MWLFKKRKIAEQIAPPKRSAFTTDLYPALASKNGFNGIELPQPVINGVGMDSIDTSVPSFKGSQVYGVPESQAAWYASQMFIGNNMCAIIAKHWLVDKACHMPARDAIRQGYDIDCDNDDDSTISQKLRKRDKKYRIQHQLKELIHFGRVYGGRLALFVVETSNPNEWYENPFNLDGVTKGMYKGIKQIDPQWVMPDLTDSNIQDPASMDFYEPTYYVIGGRKYHKSHFVKFVPFPVPNVLKPLYNYFGVSVPERIYERVYASERTANEAPQLAMTKRLLTIGMADPQGADRGTIQENMMYFMEMRDNYGVQVMGSEDVAQQFDTSLADLDATIMTQYQLVAAAANVPATKLLGTTPKGFNATGEYEESNYREELESVQSNDLDELLQRHYDMLLRSEELPLTEISVTWSPLDSPTAIEAADIQLKQAQTDSTYAATGAVDGLDIRKKLASDKESSYYGIEVNESDYVEANTGTNEKGEVGNLPPSSTEGQAPAIFSGTV encoded by the coding sequence ATGTGGTTATTTAAAAAGCGAAAAATAGCAGAGCAGATTGCACCGCCGAAGCGGTCAGCATTCACAACAGATTTGTATCCTGCGCTGGCGAGTAAAAACGGATTTAACGGGATTGAATTACCACAACCGGTTATCAATGGTGTGGGGATGGACAGTATTGATACCTCTGTCCCGTCATTCAAAGGCTCGCAGGTTTATGGCGTACCTGAATCACAGGCGGCTTGGTATGCCTCGCAAATGTTTATTGGCAACAATATGTGTGCCATTATCGCTAAGCATTGGCTGGTGGACAAGGCATGTCATATGCCTGCGCGTGATGCGATACGTCAGGGGTATGATATTGACTGTGATAATGACGACGATAGCACTATTAGTCAGAAGCTGCGCAAGCGTGATAAAAAATACCGAATTCAGCATCAACTGAAAGAATTGATTCATTTTGGACGTGTGTACGGTGGTCGATTAGCGTTGTTCGTGGTGGAAACGTCGAACCCGAACGAGTGGTATGAGAATCCATTTAATCTCGATGGCGTGACCAAAGGAATGTACAAGGGGATCAAACAGATTGATCCGCAATGGGTGATGCCTGATTTAACCGATTCCAATATTCAAGACCCTGCAAGTATGGATTTTTACGAGCCAACTTACTATGTGATTGGTGGACGCAAATACCACAAATCACATTTTGTGAAGTTTGTACCGTTCCCCGTGCCGAATGTGCTTAAGCCGTTGTACAACTATTTTGGTGTGTCAGTGCCTGAGCGTATTTATGAGCGCGTCTATGCCTCAGAGCGTACCGCCAATGAAGCGCCACAACTGGCAATGACTAAACGATTATTAACGATTGGCATGGCTGACCCTCAGGGTGCTGATAGAGGCACTATCCAAGAAAACATGATGTACTTCATGGAAATGCGCGATAACTACGGCGTGCAGGTAATGGGTAGCGAAGATGTAGCTCAGCAGTTTGATACTTCTCTAGCTGATTTAGACGCCACCATTATGACGCAATACCAACTTGTCGCAGCAGCGGCAAATGTACCAGCCACTAAGTTACTCGGTACCACGCCAAAGGGCTTTAATGCCACGGGAGAATATGAAGAGTCGAACTACCGTGAAGAGCTGGAAAGTGTGCAATCGAACGACCTGGATGAACTCTTACAACGCCATTACGATATGTTGCTGCGCAGTGAGGAATTGCCTCTAACTGAAATCTCAGTTACATGGTCGCCTCTCGATAGTCCGACCGCTATTGAAGCTGCTGATATTCAGCTGAAACAGGCACAGACCGATTCAACCTATGCGGCGACCGGTGCGGTAGATGGTTTGGATATCCGTAAGAAATTGGCGTCGGATAAAGAGTCGAGCTATTACGGCATTGAAGTGAACGAGAGCGATTATGTTGAGGCGAATACGGGTACGAACGAAAAAGGCGAAGTGGGCAACCTCCCGCCAAGCAGTACTGAAGGGCAAGCCCCTGCAATATTCAGCGGCACCGTCTAG
- a CDS encoding phage head morphogenesis protein: MIKDYEKVFSELSDDFDGATMDASIASQTRIWLNRLKRKWDKIFNTQSSAMADKFVSQVDIGAQRNLDDSLKQLSGGITIKTPAMPDALKDRMIAATAENVSLIKSIPSQFHQRIESAALRSISQGGEGAKTLLDEIRHTGSVTEKRANFIAVDQTRKITTAANYERMKSAGIRKAVWHHSGGSAEPREWHLQLDGEVFDLDNPPIIDPKTGERGLPGQLPNCKCFWTPVIDFGEET; this comes from the coding sequence ATGATTAAAGATTACGAAAAAGTTTTTAGTGAATTGAGTGATGATTTTGACGGCGCAACGATGGATGCCAGTATTGCGAGCCAAACACGGATTTGGCTCAACCGGTTGAAACGCAAGTGGGATAAAATCTTTAATACGCAGTCTAGCGCGATGGCTGATAAATTTGTTTCCCAAGTGGATATCGGCGCGCAGCGTAATTTAGATGATTCCCTTAAACAGCTTTCTGGCGGTATTACCATCAAAACCCCTGCAATGCCCGACGCGTTAAAAGACCGAATGATAGCTGCCACGGCTGAAAATGTTTCCCTGATTAAATCCATTCCTAGCCAATTCCATCAACGTATCGAAAGTGCCGCCCTGCGCTCTATCTCACAAGGAGGCGAGGGCGCAAAAACCTTATTAGATGAAATCAGGCACACAGGCAGCGTGACAGAGAAGCGAGCGAATTTTATCGCCGTTGACCAAACGCGAAAAATCACGACTGCGGCAAACTATGAGCGCATGAAATCAGCGGGTATTCGTAAAGCGGTCTGGCACCACTCAGGGGGAAGCGCAGAGCCGAGAGAATGGCATTTACAGCTGGATGGTGAAGTGTTTGATTTAGACAACCCGCCAATTATTGACCCCAAAACGGGGGAACGTGGATTGCCTGGTCAATTACCTAACTGCAAATGCTTTTGGACGCCTGTTATCGACTTTGGTGAGGAGACATGA
- a CDS encoding DUF2213 domain-containing protein codes for MTKRTYDNNGWLEVTDNPISKVGVFDYLGAEIGAPVPDKIYRVLRPPEELASEDTINSFKLTPFIIEHEMLGKHATPAEMKGIQGVIGENVYFDPPYLRANIKIFSDVALSNIDSGKIDLSPGYRSKYEFTSGIYEGQPYDAIQRHLRGNHLALVDEGRTGPDIAVQDHLVITIDTKEFIRMNPEDKKENQPTSDEGGFSPEQVEQIKQIVVAAIAAGKPSTDEDPDKKATTDEDPDPEKEKKTEDAEAEAEKAVEDAEVEAEKAESGDPEAVEAAEVAIETAVEAIEEAKEHLDQATTDSLNRRLKRLKRGISTMDELSSMKRKIARLEKNKPTMDTGALLKQIGARDELARKLTPFVGVFDHAPMTAQQVAEYGVEKLGIKCDKGTESVSLNAWMQGRTPDSQKPTVTMDSGVNNQSILEKWGKK; via the coding sequence ATGACAAAACGAACCTATGACAACAACGGCTGGCTCGAAGTTACAGATAACCCCATCTCTAAAGTTGGGGTTTTTGATTATTTGGGGGCGGAAATTGGTGCGCCGGTACCGGATAAAATCTATCGGGTATTGCGCCCACCGGAAGAGTTGGCCAGCGAAGATACGATCAATTCTTTCAAGTTAACCCCGTTCATTATTGAACATGAAATGCTAGGCAAGCACGCAACACCCGCTGAGATGAAAGGCATTCAAGGGGTGATTGGCGAGAATGTGTATTTTGACCCGCCGTATCTCAGAGCCAATATCAAAATCTTTTCAGATGTTGCGCTCAGCAATATAGACAGCGGCAAAATCGACCTTTCACCGGGCTATCGCAGTAAGTACGAATTCACCTCCGGTATTTACGAAGGTCAGCCCTATGACGCAATTCAGCGGCACCTACGTGGAAATCACCTCGCATTAGTGGATGAGGGACGAACCGGTCCTGATATCGCTGTGCAAGATCACCTCGTTATCACCATAGACACAAAGGAATTTATTCGCATGAACCCAGAAGACAAAAAAGAAAACCAGCCAACCAGTGATGAGGGCGGTTTTAGCCCTGAGCAGGTTGAGCAGATTAAACAAATCGTTGTGGCAGCAATCGCAGCAGGTAAGCCATCAACTGATGAGGATCCTGATAAAAAAGCAACCACTGACGAAGACCCCGATCCTGAAAAGGAAAAGAAAACGGAAGATGCCGAAGCCGAAGCCGAAAAAGCGGTTGAAGATGCCGAGGTCGAAGCGGAAAAAGCGGAGTCTGGCGACCCCGAGGCGGTAGAAGCTGCGGAAGTAGCGATTGAGACGGCCGTTGAAGCTATCGAAGAAGCTAAAGAGCATCTCGACCAAGCGACCACGGATAGCCTGAATCGCCGGCTCAAGCGCCTGAAACGTGGTATCAGCACAATGGATGAACTGTCCTCAATGAAGCGCAAAATTGCCCGTCTGGAGAAAAATAAACCGACGATGGACACTGGCGCATTGTTAAAACAAATCGGTGCCCGCGATGAACTGGCGCGAAAATTAACGCCATTTGTTGGCGTATTTGATCATGCGCCAATGACTGCGCAACAGGTAGCTGAATATGGCGTTGAAAAGCTCGGCATAAAATGTGACAAGGGCACGGAAAGCGTGTCACTGAATGCGTGGATGCAGGGGCGCACACCGGACTCTCAAAAACCCACGGTCACGATGGACTCTGGGGTCAACAATCAATCAATTTTAGAGAAGTGGGGTAAAAAATAA
- a CDS encoding structural cement protein Gp24 codes for MAIPNSVANGLVSGVIGEISHAGPIRAVAAILSSEDEKQNLFGRAYTYKDDSVESVQVGGKGAFAGIMINPKSYRVEVPYARNGTQGEFLVMGESYVELKEAAGKINAPVVFDETDGSLSSKATVSAGDRVIGFVSRHLESSETAHLSVIRLTEIPYPVAVKEGE; via the coding sequence ATGGCAATCCCTAATTCAGTGGCTAACGGTTTGGTTTCGGGTGTTATTGGTGAAATCAGCCATGCTGGCCCGATCCGTGCGGTCGCTGCCATTCTCAGCTCTGAGGATGAAAAACAAAATCTGTTTGGTCGTGCCTATACCTACAAAGATGATTCGGTTGAATCCGTTCAGGTGGGTGGCAAAGGTGCGTTTGCGGGGATCATGATTAACCCGAAATCCTATCGTGTCGAAGTACCGTATGCGCGAAACGGTACACAAGGCGAGTTTCTGGTGATGGGTGAATCGTATGTCGAACTCAAAGAGGCGGCAGGGAAAATCAATGCGCCCGTTGTGTTCGATGAAACGGACGGTTCGTTATCGTCTAAAGCAACAGTGAGCGCCGGTGACCGTGTGATTGGCTTTGTCAGCCGTCATTTAGAGTCAAGTGAAACAGCGCATTTGAGCGTTATTCGCTTGACGGAAATCCCATACCC